One part of the Streptomyces sp. NBC_00286 genome encodes these proteins:
- a CDS encoding aldo/keto reductase, whose amino-acid sequence MTTGITVPNIPVPLSRLVLGTMTFGDTVDASSAADMLDAALDAGITGVDTANGYAGGESERILAGLLPGRRDRIVLATKAGIPHPDQGDHAPLSAAGLRAALEGSLKRLGTDSVDLFYLHQPDRATPLAETLTAVAEFVAEGKVRALGVSNYAAWQISQLISTADELGAPRPVIAQQMHNLLARRIEEEYVEYAAVTGLRTMVYNPLGGGLLTGRHRFERPPESGRFGDSKVAEMYRRRYWDERLFTAVEQLSTVAESAGIPLTDLALRWLLDRDSTDALLLGGSSTAHLLANIAAAANGPLPPDVTAACDEIGKALRGPMPAYNR is encoded by the coding sequence GTGACCACCGGCATCACCGTGCCGAACATCCCCGTACCGCTCTCCCGGCTGGTACTCGGCACCATGACCTTCGGCGACACCGTCGACGCCTCCTCGGCGGCCGACATGCTCGATGCCGCGCTCGACGCGGGCATCACCGGCGTGGACACGGCCAACGGCTACGCGGGCGGCGAGAGCGAACGCATCCTCGCCGGACTGCTCCCGGGCCGCCGCGACCGCATCGTCCTGGCGACCAAGGCCGGTATCCCCCACCCCGACCAGGGCGACCACGCCCCGCTCTCCGCGGCCGGTCTGCGCGCCGCGCTGGAGGGCAGCCTCAAGCGCCTGGGCACCGACTCGGTCGACCTCTTCTACCTCCACCAGCCGGACCGCGCGACACCACTGGCCGAAACCCTCACCGCCGTCGCCGAGTTCGTGGCCGAGGGAAAGGTCCGCGCCCTCGGGGTCTCCAACTACGCGGCCTGGCAGATTTCCCAACTCATCAGCACCGCCGATGAGTTGGGAGCACCACGGCCGGTCATCGCCCAGCAGATGCACAACCTCCTCGCCCGCCGCATTGAGGAGGAGTACGTCGAGTACGCCGCGGTCACCGGCCTGCGCACCATGGTCTACAACCCGCTCGGCGGCGGCCTCCTCACCGGCCGCCACCGCTTCGAACGTCCCCCGGAATCGGGCAGGTTCGGCGACTCCAAGGTCGCTGAGATGTACCGCCGACGCTATTGGGACGAGCGCCTCTTCACCGCGGTGGAGCAGCTCTCCACCGTCGCGGAGTCCGCCGGCATTCCCCTCACGGACCTGGCCCTCCGCTGGCTTCTGGACCGCGACTCGACCGACGCCCTGCTCCTGGGCGGCTCCAGCACCGCCCATCTACTGGCCAACATCGCGGCCGCCGCCAACGGCCCCCTGCCCCCCGACGTCACAGCGGCCTGCGACGAGATCGGCAAGGCGCTACGCGGCCCCATGCCCGCATACAACCGCTGA
- a CDS encoding four-carbon acid sugar kinase family protein — MSRITPAGRPSRVLALADDLSGAAETAAALGLPGRILLGPPTAPAPDGEALVLDLDTRQLTADEAARAVGAVMPYADGGLVFKKVDSLLRGNLASEAASYAGGATGVVIAPALPVAGRTVRDGVVHVHGTALHATDAWRAERGPAPESVRAALGDLPTRVVPLSVVRSPVLALSGWLRTLIAKGHHPVCDAETNADLDAIAQAALQLDPSVRLLGTGGLAAALGRRLAAADGSGLRETPELTPYRPLLVVVGTAAPSAVAQIAQLLDSGAHHVPVPAHLLTDHRGPHPLATTPDGITVVSIDGGGAVEPGSARTLAAGLARTVAEAARDSDLVLTGGETARRVLDALGVRELLPVGQIHHGAVHARTADGRSVVTRPGSFGEPDSLLRIARALRPDHAAALTPSFVPQGDPT; from the coding sequence GTGTCCCGCATCACACCCGCCGGCCGCCCATCCCGCGTGCTGGCGCTCGCGGACGACCTGTCCGGCGCCGCCGAGACCGCCGCCGCACTGGGCCTGCCCGGCCGGATCCTGCTGGGCCCGCCCACCGCACCGGCACCCGACGGCGAGGCGCTGGTACTCGACCTCGACACCCGGCAGCTCACCGCGGACGAGGCCGCTCGCGCCGTGGGTGCTGTCATGCCGTACGCCGACGGCGGCCTGGTCTTCAAAAAGGTCGACTCGCTGCTGCGGGGCAACCTCGCCTCGGAGGCGGCCAGTTACGCCGGGGGCGCCACGGGCGTGGTGATCGCTCCCGCCCTGCCGGTGGCGGGCCGTACCGTGCGCGACGGAGTCGTCCATGTACACGGCACCGCGCTGCACGCAACCGACGCCTGGCGCGCGGAGCGGGGCCCGGCGCCCGAATCGGTGCGGGCGGCGCTGGGCGACCTGCCGACGCGGGTGGTGCCGCTGTCGGTGGTGCGCTCGCCCGTACTGGCGCTGTCCGGCTGGCTGCGCACCCTCATCGCGAAGGGCCACCACCCGGTGTGCGACGCGGAAACAAACGCCGACCTCGACGCGATAGCCCAGGCGGCGCTCCAACTCGACCCTAGCGTAAGGCTGTTGGGGACGGGCGGGCTGGCCGCCGCGCTCGGCCGGAGACTGGCGGCAGCGGACGGGAGCGGCCTCCGCGAAACCCCGGAGCTCACGCCGTACAGACCGCTGCTCGTCGTGGTCGGAACGGCCGCACCCAGCGCCGTTGCGCAGATCGCGCAACTTCTGGACTCCGGCGCGCACCACGTGCCCGTACCGGCGCACCTGCTCACCGACCACCGCGGCCCGCACCCGCTCGCCACCACGCCCGACGGCATCACCGTCGTCAGCATCGACGGCGGCGGCGCCGTCGAGCCCGGATCGGCCCGCACCCTCGCGGCCGGCCTCGCCCGTACGGTCGCCGAAGCCGCCCGCGACAGCGACCTCGTCCTCACGGGCGGCGAGACCGCGCGCCGCGTGCTGGACGCGCTGGGCGTCCGTGAGCTGCTGCCCGTCGGGCAGATCCACCACGGCGCCGTGCACGCCCGCACCGCCGACGGCCGGTCCGTCGTCACCCGCCCCGGCAGCTTCGGCGAGCCCGACTCCCTGCTGCGCATCGCCCGCGCGCTGCGCCCCGACCACGCCGCCGCATTGACCCCGTCGTTCGTTCCGCAAGGAGACCCCACGTGA